The following are encoded together in the Humulus lupulus chromosome 5, drHumLupu1.1, whole genome shotgun sequence genome:
- the LOC133779919 gene encoding probable disease resistance protein At4g19060 — MALEKIFEQHENENDNQLKVVGIVGTRGVGKTKICEEYFNLLGKPEKNGEKLFIPRIWVSTSIIKNDKNRKKRTVKEEEINLSVIVEEMLESLGVDTDDIVPNDSSRYDLEVLLYLLRLQLIGKMYLILLDDLTLIVDDALKLASNLPKGYKGTIMVTSREEKE, encoded by the coding sequence ATGGCCTTGGAAAAGATTTTCGAGCAACATGAAAACGAGAACGACAATCAATTAAAGGTCGTCGGTATCGTCGGGACACGTGGCGTCGGCAAAACAAAAATTTGCGAAGAGTATTTCAATCTTTTGGGAAAGCCAGAGAAGAACGGCGAAAAGTTATTCATTCCGAGGATTTGGGTCTCCACGTCGATTatcaaaaacgacaaaaaccGTAAGAAAAGGACAGTGAAGGAGGAGGAAATTAATTTGTCAGTAATAGTGGAGGAAATGTTGGAGAGTCTTGGAGTTGATACAGACGACATCGTACCAAATGATTCTAGCAGATATGATCTTGAAGTGCTTCTCTATCTTCTTCGCCTCCAACTAATAGGAAAGATGTATCTAATTCTTCTTGACGATCTAACCCTAATTGTTGACGACGCTCTTAAACTTGCATCTAATTTGCCGAAAGGTTACAAAGGAACGATTATGGTGACGAGTAGGGAAGAGAAGGAGTGA